Within Dysgonomonas sp. HDW5A, the genomic segment GATTTGCTAAATTACGATCGACTCTTTGTACAAAACAAATATAATATTTTTTTATGTAAGCATATAATTAAGAATTCTAAAATACCAGTTTCCCCCATATCATATGCCAAACAAGTTAAATTATTATATTCATCAAAATAACAAAAAGAGCAGAGCCTCTTATTCTTCTGTATCTTCCCATTTCTTTATGTGAATAATGGAAACTCCTTTTTGAAAGAAAAGAGAATTAGGATATGAAATTATCTCACCTTCATGAGTTCTCAGTAAAGTATGAAACGACAATATATCTTCTACTACAGCATCAAAGGGCATATCTTTATCTAAAATGCGAATATAATCACCAACTCTGAATGTGGATGTGAAAAAGATTATAATTCCGGCTGTTATGTTACTCAATAATGACCATTGAGCAAACATGGCAACTCCTATTACAGCAAATATAGAAGAAAGTGCAACCAATAGATTACGGGGATCAACCCCCCATATAATTACAAAACAGATGGCAAACATTATATGGATCATAATATTAAATACTCTGACCACTTGTTTAGTCCGTGCTTCTATCTTCTTACTGAATGTGGCATATTTTACAATCAACCTTCTTACTATATACTTTATAATAGGTATTGAAATAACCAGAATAGCTGTTGCTATAATTTGTACAATATATCCTTCCATTTTACTATTTGGGGCAAAATCTCGTTATTACACGGTTAGTATAGTTATGTCTTGCGACTTAACTTATAAATATACAGATAAGCTCTTTTTCTCTAAAAGCGAAAAGGACGGATTCTTCAATCCATCCTACTCAATAAATTTCTAAAGATTATATATCTTAATCGTTACTTGCAAGCGGAGTATATTTTCTACTTTTTAGTTCTCTATCTAATGTGTAGATACCAAATCCATTGTCCTTGATCATTTCCAAGCTATCAACCAAATCCTGCGCTGTTGCTTCTTCTTCTACTTGCTCATCAACAAACCATTGAAGCATCGACAAGGTTGCATAATCTTTCTCTTCGTTTGTCAACGTTACAATATTATCGATCATAGTTGTAACTTGTTTCTCGTGAGCCAAAGCAGCCTTAAATGCATCCAAAGGAGTTGCCCAGCTATGTGGCACTTCTTTTATTGGACTGATTACAGCTTGTCCTCCACGAGCTAGGATATAGTCGAAAATTTTCATTGCATGATCCTTTTCTTCTAAACCTTGTACCTTAAACCAGTTTGCAAATCCGTTCTTACCTTCTTTTGCAAAATGAGCTGACATTGAGAGATACAAATATCCTGACCAAAATTCTGCATTAATTTGTTTATTTAATGCATCTTCAACTTTCTTACTTATCATAATGACTTTATTTTAGAGTTAATAATAAAATATATAAACTTAATTGACTTGTGACTATTACAAAGATAAACTTTTTACATAGACCAGACTTGCTTCAAATCTCTTTAAATTGGTAATATTACATAGAAAAAATCTATTACCAACCACGTCCTGCACCGCCTCCGCCAAAGCTACCTCCGCCGCCTCCGCCAAAACCTCCGCCACCGGAACGTCCGCCGAACCCACCAAAGCCGCCGCC encodes:
- a CDS encoding mechanosensitive ion channel family protein; amino-acid sequence: MEGYIVQIIATAILVISIPIIKYIVRRLIVKYATFSKKIEARTKQVVRVFNIMIHIMFAICFVIIWGVDPRNLLVALSSIFAVIGVAMFAQWSLLSNITAGIIIFFTSTFRVGDYIRILDKDMPFDAVVEDILSFHTLLRTHEGEIISYPNSLFFQKGVSIIHIKKWEDTEE
- a CDS encoding ferritin, giving the protein MISKKVEDALNKQINAEFWSGYLYLSMSAHFAKEGKNGFANWFKVQGLEEKDHAMKIFDYILARGGQAVISPIKEVPHSWATPLDAFKAALAHEKQVTTMIDNIVTLTNEEKDYATLSMLQWFVDEQVEEEATAQDLVDSLEMIKDNGFGIYTLDRELKSRKYTPLASND